ATTGACAGCCCCATCGGGCCACTGACTCTGGCGGGCCGGGACGGGATTCTGACGAATCTGCGGATGGTCGATCAGACATATGAGCCGAGCCGTGCCGACTGGACCCGGGACGACACCGCGTTCGGTGCCGCGGTCGACCAACTCGACGCCTACTTCGCCGGCGAACTCTGCGACTTCGACGTCGAAATCGACATGCGCGGCACGGGATTTCAGCAGCGCGTGTGGAACGCCCTGCTGACCATTCCCTACAGCGAGACCCGCTCCTACGGAGAAATCGCGGCCCAGGTCGGGGCTCCCGGAGCGGCTCGCGCCGTCGGATTGGCCAACGGCCACAATCCGATCGCGATCATCGTTCCCTGTCACCGGGTCATCGGCGCCAGCGGGAAGTTGACCGGGTACGGCGGGGGCCTGGACCGCAAGCAGACGTTGCTGCAATTGGAGAAGCGGCGAGCAGCGCTGACGCTCTTCGACTGACCCGATTCGCACGGAGTAACCCCGAGTCCGATTTCCGGTTGGTTCTTTCACCGGGCGGTTGCATTCGCCGACGACTGAACCCGGAATACAAAAACACCCCCAAATGAATGGGGGTGTTTTTGTATATGTTCGGCGGTGTCCTACTTTTCCACCCGAATTGGGCAGTATCATCGGCGCTGACAGGCTTAGCTTCCGGGTTCGGGATGGGACCGGGCGTTTCCCTGTCGCTGTGGCCGCCGTAACTCTATTTAATTGGTGCATTCAAGTTGTATTGATGGGGGGTGTGGTGTCCGCGCAATTAAGCCGGCGAACAGATAGTGGTTGCGATTGGTTGTGTTGGTAAGTTTTCGGCCGGTTAGTGCCAGTCCCCTGCACTCATTACTGAGCTTCCAGGTCTGGCCTATCAATCCCGTGGTCTGCGGGGGGCCTTATCCCTCCTAGAGGGTGAGAAACCTGATCTTGGAGAAGGTTTCCCGCTTAGATGCTTTCAGCGGTTATCCTGTCCGAACGTAGCTATCCAGCGGTGCCCCTGGTGGGACAACTGGTGCACTAGAGGTTCGTCCGTCCCGGTCCTCTCGTACTAGGGACAGGTTTCCTCAAGTTTCTGACGCGCGCGGCGGATAGAGACCGAACTGTCTCACGACGTTCTAAACCCAGCTCGCGTGCCGCTTTAATGGGCGAACAGCCCAACCCTTGGGACCTGCTCCAGCCCCAGGATGCGACGAGCCGACATCGAGGTGCCAAACCATCCCGTCGATATGGACTCTTGGGGAAGATCAGCCTGTTATCCCCGGGGTACCTTTTATCCGTTGAGCGACACCCCTTCCACTCAGAGGTGCCGGATCACTAATCCCGACTTTCGTCCCTGCTTGACTTGTAAGTCTCGCAGTCAAGCTCCCTTGTGCATTTACACTCAACACCTGATTGCCGTCCAGGTTGAGGGAACCTTTGGGCGCCTCCGTTACATTTTAGGAGGCAACCGCCCCAGTTAAACTACCCACCAGGCACTGTCCGTGAACCGGATATACGGTTCGACGTTAGGTGTCCAATACGATCAGAGTGGTATTTCAACAACGACTCCGCCCTAACTGGCGTTAGAGTTTCACAGTCTCCCACCTATCCTACACAAACCGTACCGAACAACAATACCAAGCTATAGTGAAGGTCCCGGGGTCTTTTCGTCCTGCCGCGCGTAACGAGCATCTTTACTCGTAGTGCAATTTCGCCGAGTCTATGGTTGAGACAGTTGAGAAGTCGTTACGCCATTCGTGCAGGTCGGAACTTACCCGACAAGGAATTTCGCTACCTTAGGATGGTTATAGTTACCACCGCCGTTTACTGGGGCTTAAATTCTCCGCTTCACCCTTACGAGTTAACGGGTCCTCTTAACCTTCCAGCACCGGGCAGGCGTCAGTCCGTATACATCGTCTTGCGACTTCGCACGGACCTGTGTTTTTAGTAAACAGTCGCTTCTCACTGGTTTCTGCGACCGGCTTCCGCTCCCACCGCAAGGGTGTTCACGACATGCCGGCCCCCCCTTCTCCCGAAGTTACGGGGGGTATTTTGCCGAGTTCCTTAACCATAGTTATCTCGTACGCCTTGGTATTCTCTACCTGACCACCTGTGTTGGTTTGGGGTACGGGCCGTGTGTGAACTCGCTAGAGGCTTTTCTTGGCAGCAGAGGATCACCGAATTCGCCTCAATCGGCTATGCGTCACCTCTCAGGATTAATGAGCGACGGATTTGCCTATCGCTCTCCCTACGGGCTTGCCCCAGTATTACCACTGACTGGTACGGCTACCTTCCTGCGTCACCCCTTCGCTTGACTACTACCAACCGGGGTCCCACGCAGCCGGTCACCGTCGCACCCCGAAGGGATTGATCAGCAACCATTTGGGTGGTTAGCACAATTGATTCATCACGGGCGCGCACACACGGGTACGGGAATATCAACCCGTTGTCCATCGACTACGCCTGTCGGCCTCGCCTTAGGTCCCGACTCACCCTGGGCGGACTGGCCTGGCCCAGGAACCCTTGGTCTTTCGGCGGGCAAGGTTCTCACTTGCCTATTCGCTACTCATGCCTGCATTCTCACTCCCCCACCCTCCACCGGCGGTTACCCGACGGCTTCGCTGAATGAGGGACGCTCCCCTACCCACACCTACTTACGTAGATGTGCCGCGGCTTCGGCGGTGTGCTTGAGCCCCGCTACATTATCGGCGCACAATCACTTGACCAGTGAGCTATTACGCACTCTTTCAAGGGTGGCTGCTTCTAAGCCAACCTCCTGGTTGTCTTTGCGACTGCACATCCTTTCCCACTTAGCACACGCTTTGGGGCCTTAGCCGGCGATCTGGGCTGTTTCCCTTTCGACGTACGGAGCTTATCCCCCGCCGTCTCACTGCCACGCTTGACACCACGGCATTCGGAGTTTGGCTGACGTCAGTAACCTAGTAGGGCCCATCGGCCATCCAGTAGCTCTACCTCCGCGGTGAACCACGCAACGCTGCACCTAAATGCATTTCGGGGAGAACCAGCTATCACGGAGTTTGATTGGCCTTTCACCCCTACCCACAGCTCATCCCCTCAGTCTTCAACCTAAGTGGGTTCGGGCCTCCACGCGGTCTTACCCGCGCTTCACCCTGGCCATGGGTAGATCACTCCGCTTCGGGTCCAGAACATGCCACTACACCCCTTACGGGGATACGCCCTATTCAGACTCGCTTTCGCTGCGGCTACCCCACACGGGTTAACCTCGCGACATGTCCCTGACTCGCAGGCTCATTCTTCAAAAAGGCACGCCATCACCCCACAAGGAGGCTCTGACGGATTGTAGGCACACGGTTTCAGGTACTCTTTCACTCCCCTCCCGGGGTACTTTTCACCATTCCCTCACGGTACTAATCCGCTATCGGTCATCGAGAAGTATTTAGGCTTACCGGGTGGTCCCGGCAGATTCACAGCAAATTCCACGGGCTCGCTGCTACTCGGGAAATTGATACGAGGCAGGTGCCGAGTTTTCGCGTACCGGGCTCTCACCGTCTATGGCGGACCATCCCAGGCCACTTCCGCTAACTACGACACTTTTTGACTGCCCCCTCAGCCAGGTAGAACTGAGAAGTATCACTCCCACAACCCCGCACACACAACCCCTACCCGGTATCACATGCATGCGGTTTAGCCATTTTCCGCGTTCGCTCGCCACTACTAGCGGAATCACAATTGTTTTCTCTTCCTACGGGTACTGAGATGTTTCACTTCCCCGCGTTCCCCCCCGCACCCTATATATTCAGGTACGGGTAACACGACATCACTCGTGCTGGGTTTCCCCATTCGGAAATCCTCGGATCAACGCTCGGTTGACAGCTCCCCGAGGCATATCGCAGCCTCCCACGTCCTTCATCGGCTCTCGATGCCAAGGCATCCACCATGCGCCCTTAGACACTTACAAACACTACAAAAACCAAAGAATAAAATTGCACAAAAAAAGAACGCGCTACCGCGAACGGCAACGCATCTGTTTTGATGCTCGCAACCACTATCCAATTCTCAAACACCACACCCCACCACCAAGGTGGCGGGACAACACCTGGACAAACTCAAGTGTTGCCTCAGGACCCAATAGTGTGTCTGGCTTGCTTGTTGTTGTGCACCCGGCTCCCGTCCACTACAGACAGGAACCCCCTCACGGCTCGCACCCCACCAATTGGAGTGCTTTTCGTGGTGCTCCTTAGAAAGGAGGTGATCCAGCCGCACCTTCCGGTACGGCTACCTTGTTACGACTTCGTCCCAATCGCCGATCCCACCTTCGACAGCTCCCTCCCAAAGGGTTAGGCCACTGGCTTCGGGTGTTACCGACTTTCATGACGTGACGGGCGGTGTGTACAAGGCCCGGGAACGTATTCACCGCAGCGTTGCTGATCTGCGATTACTAGCGACTCCGACTTCACGGGGTCGAGTTGCAGACCCCGATCCGAACTGAGACCGGCTTTAAAAGGATTCGCTTAACCTCGCGGCATCGCAGCCCTTTGTACCGGCCATTGTAGCATGTGTGAAGCCCTGGACATAAGGGGCATGATGACTTGACGTCATCCCCACCTTCCTCCGAGTTGACCCCGGCAGTCTCTCACGAGTCCCCGGCATTACCCGCTGGCAACATGAGACAAGGGTTGCGCTCGTTGCGGGACTTAACCCAACATCTCACGACACGAGCTGACGACAGCCATGCACCACCTGCACACAGGCCACAAGGGAACCGACATCTCTGCCGGCGTCCTGTGCATGTCAAACCCAGGTAAGGTTCTTCGCGTTGCATCGAATTAATCCACATGCTCCGCCGCTTGTGCGGGCCCCCGTCAATTCCTTTGAGTTTTAGCCTTGCGGCCGTACTCCCCAGGCGGGGTA
The nucleotide sequence above comes from Mycobacterium kiyosense. Encoded proteins:
- the ogt gene encoding methylated-DNA--protein-cysteine methyltransferase, whose product is MIVYRTIDSPIGPLTLAGRDGILTNLRMVDQTYEPSRADWTRDDTAFGAAVDQLDAYFAGELCDFDVEIDMRGTGFQQRVWNALLTIPYSETRSYGEIAAQVGAPGAARAVGLANGHNPIAIIVPCHRVIGASGKLTGYGGGLDRKQTLLQLEKRRAALTLFD